A window of Ptychodera flava strain L36383 chromosome 1, AS_Pfla_20210202, whole genome shotgun sequence contains these coding sequences:
- the LOC139145801 gene encoding uncharacterized protein, with translation MRQSCGVTLIPAQRKEGIGPKDDPSRLEWLLSHEIHYPDLGDLENVQYVVGYAPKTGQAAADIRKKHFRGAKLVLINHACPEPNCLQAEEYGLSEFEEKMLQMASEADILFSIGPRIYNFFHNAYGAEVQDRVLSGIPHEKLLPLPDKCFWKKEPKERKVTQHHILTCGQMDTQEAIERCKPIAASVGSAAKRCGKPSEWKIVGVSKQAGKSEQISLEEASKTQLIHPQLQPEQSTKSLLTSLQQSHLCLPAPCYWDYSFYGLEAMVFGLPTSVHNDSHLAHAVKEHLKMNVDCYVVGRRGTGKLTEKISQHLKDTSEAFKKAKALKTAMIKSEDFTNSFAKFAALLKRPAKTDSCKDLEEMVHAKPAMEQVPRSTSENSPTQFETVNESIQSQTTGETYGELMEAESGQETTLLSERKENETPSNCNDEQQDCLVKVALDKEVQLRQQQEMKRNEMEAAMVKCEHGLKRRVQAVLAHKDSSNEVKEICKEKVGLTPKTLATGCLGIVLKILTLYYFYRLKQTCRSRNLAKALEPLLITDEMRDIAAEVGIKLQLKALYDTATFKKIEHFFINRDGGGIHPIKFQDDDDDDAMQQTDDHLYLGEEPQLEQQAAVGGQAVEKCKTNLEQSNGQSKLLLLSLDPEHEIKLSTETSVQTMFKAEKCIRLKGRQCDMLQVLTTNTDTVQHILSCRQDVLALLSVTRYLLTDATTQNMDTQEFEEQLVKEGTQVIPVKNVDERVSSLVRSLLLFQTSDIQVTQYLIGYLLALGQTVTKSKMGMEKIILECRLDEAEKVTAALEEKIRDLLKRSDSKSEFDVEKRILESKLNEALREKAALQEQMRDLSTRSDSVELEKRILESQLNEAKKEMAALEEQIGDLLKRSDSKSELDVEKRILKSQLNEAKREKAVLEEQIGDLLKKSEGKELEFIRQTSDMQSELLKKEEIIGDLLGRLSKVEDPYLTPLDLRKPKEEFEHQYGTAKKETEASGLHQPDETERSKTEYSRMMETEHEQHGHPTHPHTDMPTFRKRQLEADQKKEALPEKKPRSTDSGIKTSHGAEASITSVTKDSTGQWSRRIINGHQGQKFKDVRGLAFHNDKLLVCDRDNNIVHILNKDYTCEKELGSFSGQFAKPFKPQSIAVSQDNLYFILDDSNVQIVVCDQNNKVIRIITLPTDSDPRCIALGKGFVIVTEVNGHRVLKYSQTGQYIAECLGGHQDDRQTPFSLPYFVAVNSRDVIMVSDCYNHCIKCFDAQFNFLYQYGHRGHGDSQLSHPLSIAVDGADHVYVCDHNNDRISIWSEDRTCIGHLFHRQVRLPWYMAVTADGDRIAVRGYPSDEIYVFSK, from the exons ATGCGTCAGAGCTGTGGAGTTACCTTGATTCCAGCACAACGAAAGGAGGGAATTGGACCAAAAGATGACCCCTCAAGATTAGAGTGGCTGCTTAGTCATGAAATCCACTATCCTGACCTTGGTGATTTAGAAAATGTTCAGTATGTTGTTGGTTATGCTCCAAAGACAGGACAAGCCGCAGCTGACATACGGAAAAAACATTTCAGAGGTGCAAAGTTAGTTTTAATCAATCATGCCTGTCCAGAACCTAACTGCCTGCAAGCTGAAGAGTATGGTCTGTCTGAATTTGAAGAAAAGATGCTACAAATGGCAAGTGAGGCAGACATACTGTTTTCCATAGGACCTCGCATCTACAATTTCTTCCACAATGCATACGGGGCAGAAGTTCAGGATAGAGTCTTGTCAGGAATTCCACATGAGAAGCTTCTTCCACTACCAGACAAATGTTTCTGGAAGAAAGAGCCAAAGGAAAGGAAGGTAACACAGCACCACATCCTTACTTGTGGTCAGATGGACACTCAAGAAGCCATAGAAAGGTGCAAGCCTATTGCAGCTTCAGTTGGTTCAGCAGCTAAGCGTTGTGGCAAACCATCTGAGTGGAAGATAGTCGGTGTTTCTAAACAAGCTGGAAAAAGTGAGCAGATCTCTTTAGAAGAGGCATCAAAAACTCAACTTATACATCCCCAACTCCAGCCAGAGCAGTCAACAAAATCCCTACTGACATCGCTACAACAGTCTCATCTTTGCCTTCCTGCACCATGCTATTGGGATTACAGCTTTTACGGTTTGGAAGCCATGGTTTTTGGTTTGCCTACTTCAGTCCATAATGATTCTCACCTAGCTCACGCTGTTAAggaacatttaaaaatgaatgttgATTGCTATGTTGTCGGAAGACGTGGTACAGGAAaactgacagaaaaaatatcacaACACCTTAAAGATACATCTGAGGCATTCAAGAAGGCCAAGGCTCTGAAAACTGCCATGATAAAGTCTGAAGATTTCACTAACAGTTTTGCCAAATTTGCAGCTCTATTGAAGAGACCTGCCAAAACAGATAGCTGCAAAGATCTGGAGGAAATGG TTCATGCAAAACCAGCAATGGAGCAAGTGCCAAGATCTACAAGTGAAAATTCACCAACACAATTTGAGACTGTAAATGAAAGTATTCAATCTCAAACTACAGGAGAAACATATGGTGAATTGATGGAAGCAGAGAGTGGCCAAGAAACAACTTTGCTATCTGAGAGGAAAGAAAATGAAACACCTAGTAATTGTAATGACGAACAACAAG ATTGCCTGGTAAAAGTAGCCTTGGATAAAGAGGTACAACTTAGACAGCAACAGGAAATGAAGAGAAATGAGATGGAGGCTGCAATGGTGAAATGTGAACATGGACTGAAACGCAGAGTGCAAGCTGTACTGGCACATAAAGACAGTTCCAATGAAGTAAAGGAAATCTGCAAAGAGAAAGTTGGTCTGACGCCAAAAACTTTGGCAACAGGGTGTTTGGGAATCGTGCTGAAGATTTTAACACTCTATTATTTTTACAGACTGAAACAGACTTGTAGATCTCGAAATCTGGCTAAAGCACTAGAACCACTACTGATAACAGATGAAATGAGAGACATTGCTGCAGAAGTTGGAATCAAACTGCAGTTGAAAGCATTGTATGACACAgcaacttttaaaaaaattgagcaTTTCTTCATTAATC GTGATGGTGGAGGAATTCACCCTATTAAATttcaagatgatgatgatgatgatgctatgCAACAGACTGATGATCATCTTTATTTG GGTGAAGAACCTCAACTTGAGCAGCAAGCAGCAGTTGGTGGTCAAGCTGTTGAAAAATGCAAGACAAACCTGGAACAAA GTAATGGACAGTCAAAGTTGTTGTTGCTTTCACTTGATCCTGAACATGAAATCAAATTATCCACTGAGACTAGTGTACAGACAATGTTCAAAGCTGAGAAGTGTATCAGACTGAAAGGAAGGCAGTGTGATATGCTGCAAGTTCTGACAACAAATACAGACACAGTTCAACATATCCTATCCTGTAGACAGGATGTCTTAGCACTACTGAGTGTTACAAGGTATCTCTTGACTGATGCAACAACTCAGAACATGGATACTCAAG AATTTGAGGAACAACTCGTCAAGGAGGGCACTCAGGTTATTCCTGTCAAAAATGTAGATGAAAGAGTTAGTTCACTTGTTAGAAGTTTACTTCTGTTCCAAACTAGTGACATTCAAGTCACTCAGTATTTGATTGGATATCTGTTAGCATTAGGCCAAACAGTGACAAAGTCCAAGATGGGTATGGAAAAGATCATTCTTGAATGTCGACTTGATGAGGCAGAAAAGGTAACGGCAGCTTTAGAAGAGAAAATAAGGGATCTTTTGAAAAGATCAGATAGCAAGTCTGAGTTTGATGTAGAAAAGAGAATTCTTGAAAGTAAACTAAATGAGGCTCTTCGGGAAAAAGCAGCTTTACAAGAGCAAATGAGGGATCTTTCAACAAGATCAGATAGTGTAGAACTAGAAAAGAGAATTCTTGAAAGTCAACTAAATGAGGCTAAAAAGGAAATGGCAGCTTTAGAAGAGCAAATAGGAGATCTTTTGAAAAGATCAGATAGCAAGTCTGAGTTAGATGTAGAAAAGAGAATTCTCAAGAGTCAACTAAATGAAGCTAAAAGGGAAAAAGCAGTTTTAGAAGAGCAGATAGGGgatcttttaaaaaaatcagaagGAAAAGAGCTAGAGTTTATCAGACAAACTTCTGATATGCAAAGTGAGCTGCTAAAGAAAGAGGAGATCATAGGTGATCTACTAGGAAGACTATCAAAAGTGGAAGATCCATATTTGACACCATTAGATCTTCGCAAACCAAAAGAAGAGTTTGAACATCAGTATGGCACAGCCAAGAAAGAAACAGAAG cAAGTGGCCTTCACCAACCTGATGAAACCGAGAGAAGTAAAACAGAATATTCTAGGATGATGGAGACAGAACATGAGCAGCATGGTCATCCAACACATCCACATACCGATATGCCAACATTCAGGAAACGTCAATTGGAGGCAGATCAAAAGAAAGAAGCACTACCTGAGAAAAAGCCTCGAAGTACTGACAGTGGAATCAAAACAAGTCATGGAGCAGAAGCATCGATAACTTCAGTTACTAAAGATAGTACAG GGCAGTGGTCAAGAAGGATCATAAATGGTCATCAAGGACAGAAGTTCAAAGATGTGAGAGGTCTGGCATTCCACAATGATAAACTTTTGGTGTGTGACAGAGACAACAATATTGTACACATACTGAACAAAGATTACACATGTGAAAAGGAGTTGGGCAGTTTCAGTGGTCAGTTTGCCAAGCCATTCAAGCCACAGTCCATAGCTGTCTCTCAGGACAACCTCTACTTCATCCTTGATGACAGTAATGTGCAAATagttgtttgtgatcaaaataataaagttatcagAATAATTACCCTACCTACAGACTCAGATCCCCGGTGCATTGCTCTTGGAAAGGGGTTTGTTATTGTTACAGAGGTCAACGGTCATCGTGTCCTGAAGTACAGCCAGACTGGACAGTACATTGCAGAGTGTCTTGGTGGTCATCAAGATGATAGGCAGACACCATTCAGCCTCCCCTACTTTGTTGCTGTCAACAGTAGGGATGTCATCATGGTGTCTGACTGTTACAATCactgcatcaagtgttttgatgCTCAGTTCAATTTCCTGTACCAATACGGTCACCGTGGTCACGGCGATAGTCAGCTGTCCCACCCACTCAGCATTGCCGTTGATGGCGCTGatcatgtttatgtttgtgatcaCAACAATGATAGGATTTCGATTTGGAGTGAAGATAGAACTTGTATAGGTCATCTTTTCCATCGTCAAGTGAGACTACCCTGGTACATGGCAGTGACCGCCGACGGTGATAGAATTGCTGTTAGAGGATATCCCAGCGATGAAATCTATGTATTTTCTAAGTAG